The following proteins come from a genomic window of Acidimicrobiales bacterium:
- a CDS encoding amidohydrolase family protein, producing MAASHDLVIRNATIVDGSGAPAFQGHIAVDGEMITTVAAHGGGDDPGRGHREIDADGRLVTPGFVDIHTHYDAQATWDPELTPSGWHGVTTVVMGNCGVGFAPVEPHRRDWLIGLMEGVEDIPGAAMHDGIRWEWETFEEYLDALDARRWVADVGTQVPHGALRAYVMGERGAANEAATPGDIATMAELTQRALRAGALGFSTSRTPLHKAADGEFVPGTFAAPEELLAIGGAISAAGHGVFQAALHHPDAPGAFEWMTELARRSGARVTFNLNQPDDAPDLWRTDLDLIERAVASGADVRAQVAGRPVGILMAWDATANPFALRPSWGEVASLAPVDRRAKLADPTYRRRLIDETPVDLGEFLAFITSSWSKMWIVTDGFDYEPDPSGTVAAIAEEQRRPPAEVAYDALCADDGRGQLWFPLFNYSQENLDVLHDLHRHDLTIMGLADAGAHCATICDGSMPTFMMSFWARDRRRGPTLPLERVVHRQTRATALHYGLADRGLLAAGMRADLNVIDADRIAIGPAELVYDLPTGAPRYLQGAQGYGATVCRGEVVAEADQATGATPGRLVRGPQSP from the coding sequence GTGGCCGCATCCCACGACCTGGTGATCCGCAACGCGACGATCGTCGACGGGTCGGGCGCGCCGGCCTTCCAGGGGCACATCGCCGTCGACGGCGAGATGATCACGACCGTCGCCGCCCATGGCGGAGGCGACGATCCCGGCCGCGGGCACCGCGAGATCGACGCGGACGGACGCCTGGTCACACCGGGGTTCGTGGACATCCACACCCACTACGACGCACAGGCCACCTGGGATCCCGAGCTCACCCCGTCAGGCTGGCACGGTGTGACGACCGTCGTGATGGGCAACTGCGGCGTCGGTTTCGCACCGGTCGAGCCGCACCGTCGGGACTGGCTGATCGGGCTCATGGAGGGCGTCGAGGACATCCCCGGCGCGGCGATGCACGATGGGATCCGCTGGGAGTGGGAGACGTTCGAGGAGTACCTCGACGCTCTCGACGCGCGTCGCTGGGTCGCCGACGTCGGCACTCAGGTCCCCCATGGCGCGCTGCGCGCCTACGTGATGGGGGAGCGGGGGGCGGCGAACGAGGCGGCCACGCCGGGGGACATCGCGACGATGGCCGAGCTGACGCAGCGGGCTCTGCGGGCCGGCGCCCTCGGGTTCTCGACCTCACGGACTCCGTTGCACAAGGCCGCTGACGGCGAGTTCGTGCCCGGGACGTTCGCCGCGCCTGAGGAGCTGCTGGCGATCGGCGGCGCGATCAGTGCGGCGGGCCACGGCGTGTTCCAGGCCGCACTGCACCACCCCGACGCGCCCGGCGCCTTCGAGTGGATGACCGAGCTGGCGCGCCGGTCGGGGGCACGCGTCACGTTCAACCTGAACCAGCCCGATGACGCCCCGGACCTGTGGCGAACCGACCTCGATCTCATCGAGCGGGCGGTCGCCTCGGGTGCCGACGTGCGCGCGCAGGTCGCCGGTCGGCCCGTCGGGATCCTGATGGCATGGGACGCGACGGCCAATCCGTTCGCCCTGCGACCTTCGTGGGGGGAGGTCGCCTCGCTCGCCCCCGTCGACCGGCGGGCAAAGCTCGCCGACCCGACCTACCGTCGGCGGCTGATCGACGAGACCCCGGTGGACCTCGGCGAGTTCCTGGCCTTCATCACGTCGAGCTGGTCGAAGATGTGGATCGTCACCGATGGCTTCGACTACGAGCCCGACCCGTCGGGCACCGTGGCGGCGATCGCCGAAGAGCAGCGACGGCCACCGGCGGAGGTGGCCTACGACGCGCTGTGTGCCGACGACGGCCGGGGCCAGCTGTGGTTCCCGTTGTTCAACTACAGCCAGGAGAATCTCGACGTCCTCCACGATCTGCACCGCCACGACCTCACGATCATGGGACTCGCCGACGCCGGGGCTCACTGCGCGACGATCTGCGACGGTTCCATGCCGACCTTCATGATGTCCTTCTGGGCACGCGACCGACGGCGAGGTCCCACGCTCCCATTGGAGAGGGTCGTGCACCGCCAGACGCGTGCCACGGCGCTGCACTACGGCCTTGCCGACCGGGGCCTCCTCGCCGCCGGCATGAGAGCCGATCTCAACGTGATCGACGCCGACCGGATCGCGATCGGACCGGCCGAGTTGGTCTACGACCTGCCGACCGGCGCGCCGCGCTACCTCCAGGGCGCTCAGGGATACGGGGCCACGGTGTGTCGGGGCGAGGTCGTCGCCGAAGCGGATCAGGCGACCGGTGCCACTCCCGGTCGGCTCGTGCGGGGACCGCAGTCGCCCTGA
- a CDS encoding alpha-amylase family protein has protein sequence MSQNVSPAPTMATERRRRAAEALSALVPGIRRDAMTTMESDEIDALIARFETHWPDLFEPLERLFATRADLTEVVTSIAGVIVEAASERPVALRRLDRRREIAPGWFADNTMVGYAAYADRFAGTLEEVAGQLDHLESLGVTYLHLLPVLEPRPGDDDGGYAVADYERIDPRLGTMEDLEKLAGAMRDRHMSLCIDLVVNHTAREHPWARAAAAGDPHYRDFYLFFEDRTLPDLYSETLVDVFPDNAPGNFTWSDEAGAWVWTTFHDFQWDLDHSNPDVFVELATVMTMLANRGVEVLRLDAVPFMWKEIGTGCQNLPPVHDLLQAYRAVLAIAAPAVITKAEAIVPPDELVRYLGAHEGHRRPECDMAYNNQLMVMLWSSVATRDARLAHAALSRMSPPPPTTTWATYVRCHDDIGWAVSDADAASVGVDAAAHRDFLNEFYAGEFRGSFGLGARFQHNPVTGDSRTSGSAAALCGIEQALDLLASATTTRETTTAQRFLDHGVRRLILLHAVTYGWGGVPLLWSGDEIASLNMHDWEKSPGRSDDNRWMHRPRLDWTAAAAAESDPESIPGRVLGSLRALAAARRETPGLSGGGTTTARLVHAPGGDVETRVLAWVRDHPRHGCLVGLANLSEFDLRLDGAVLHEAVSRDPGADHAERIVDILSGHRWSLGRPTVEMPHLTVRWLTDDI, from the coding sequence ATGTCGCAGAACGTCTCTCCCGCACCCACGATGGCCACAGAACGGCGTCGACGAGCCGCCGAGGCCCTGTCGGCGCTCGTTCCGGGCATCCGCCGTGACGCCATGACCACGATGGAGAGCGACGAGATCGACGCTCTCATCGCCAGATTCGAGACCCACTGGCCTGACCTCTTCGAGCCTCTCGAACGTCTCTTCGCGACGCGTGCCGACCTCACCGAGGTGGTTACGAGCATCGCCGGGGTGATCGTCGAGGCAGCGTCGGAACGTCCGGTCGCTCTGCGACGACTGGACCGGCGCCGCGAAATCGCTCCCGGGTGGTTCGCCGACAACACGATGGTCGGTTACGCCGCGTACGCCGACCGCTTCGCTGGAACCCTCGAGGAGGTCGCGGGCCAACTCGACCACCTGGAGTCACTCGGCGTCACCTACCTGCACCTGCTCCCCGTGCTCGAACCCAGGCCCGGCGACGACGACGGCGGATACGCGGTTGCGGACTACGAGCGGATCGACCCGAGGCTCGGAACGATGGAGGACCTCGAGAAGCTCGCCGGGGCGATGCGTGACCGCCACATGAGCCTGTGTATCGACCTCGTCGTCAACCACACGGCCCGGGAACATCCGTGGGCACGGGCGGCCGCCGCAGGCGATCCCCACTACCGGGACTTCTACCTCTTCTTCGAGGACCGCACCCTTCCCGACCTCTACTCCGAGACCCTGGTCGACGTCTTCCCTGACAACGCTCCGGGGAACTTCACATGGTCCGACGAGGCCGGCGCCTGGGTCTGGACCACTTTCCACGACTTCCAGTGGGACCTCGACCACTCGAACCCCGACGTGTTCGTCGAACTCGCCACGGTCATGACGATGCTCGCCAACCGCGGTGTCGAGGTGCTCCGCCTCGATGCGGTCCCCTTCATGTGGAAGGAGATCGGCACCGGCTGTCAGAACCTCCCCCCGGTCCACGACCTCCTCCAGGCATACCGCGCGGTGCTCGCCATCGCCGCGCCGGCCGTCATCACCAAGGCGGAGGCCATCGTGCCCCCCGACGAACTCGTCCGGTACCTCGGGGCCCACGAGGGACATCGGCGACCCGAATGCGACATGGCCTACAACAACCAGCTGATGGTGATGTTGTGGTCCTCGGTCGCGACCCGTGATGCGCGCCTGGCACACGCGGCGCTCTCCCGGATGTCGCCTCCGCCCCCCACCACGACCTGGGCCACCTACGTGCGGTGCCACGACGACATCGGCTGGGCCGTGAGCGATGCCGACGCAGCATCGGTCGGCGTCGACGCTGCCGCCCACCGTGACTTCCTCAACGAGTTCTACGCCGGCGAGTTCCGGGGCAGCTTCGGGCTCGGTGCGCGCTTCCAGCACAACCCGGTCACCGGCGACTCCCGCACCTCGGGAAGCGCGGCGGCGCTGTGCGGCATCGAACAGGCCCTGGACCTGTTGGCATCGGCCACGACGACACGCGAGACGACGACGGCACAGCGGTTCCTCGACCACGGCGTCCGCCGCCTCATCCTGCTCCACGCCGTCACCTATGGCTGGGGCGGCGTCCCGCTGCTGTGGTCGGGCGATGAGATCGCGTCGCTCAACATGCACGACTGGGAGAAGTCCCCCGGACGCAGTGACGACAACCGCTGGATGCACCGACCGCGCCTCGACTGGACCGCGGCGGCCGCCGCCGAGTCGGATCCCGAGAGCATCCCGGGACGGGTCCTGGGCTCGCTACGGGCGCTCGCCGCCGCACGACGTGAGACACCCGGCCTCTCCGGCGGAGGGACGACGACCGCGCGCCTCGTCCATGCCCCCGGCGGCGACGTGGAGACCCGGGTTCTCGCATGGGTGCGAGACCACCCCCGCCACGGTTGCCTCGTCGGGCTGGCGAACCTCTCGGAGTTCGACCTCCGGTTGGACGGAGCGGTCCTCCACGAGGCCGTCTCCCGTGACCCCGGCGCCGACCACGCCGAGCGGATCGTGGACATCCTCTCCGGCCACCGCTGGTCGCTCGGACGACCGACGGTCGAGATGCCACACCTGACCGTTCGTTGGCTCACAGACGACATCTGA
- a CDS encoding EAL domain-containing protein produces MRRVRTGIRRLAGRTAAIYLVVGCAWILGSDLFVLLTTDADRGDFVVNSLKGLGFVFFTAAVLLLVLRGWSHRVSEAWDAALGERRRFRALVSGSSDVVLVLADDGVISYASPAVTSVLGWASDEIVGQPIAELLHPDDVHSAFGFWESVRSGSASSDRFRSRFCTSTGRFRHMEMAAADMRAEASVGGIVLNARDVSPRVEAEQRLEDALHYDFVTGLANRGRFLEELHGASRVVRESDSLALLVVDLDRFVEINEEVGRTNGDAVLMEVGRRLGEATDPVALGRIGGDEFGLAVPLDASAGGDLRAEAMRCASRVAEAIAEPLEIGGVRLRLSTSIGVALIGAHGDPDAALAAAEASLHSARTHPERIAVAAEGKHRVGKARASTIVSELRDAIERGELEVHYQPQCALDSGAVVGAEALVRWPHPTRGMLTPGAFLPFAEAHGLQGAITRVCLDDAARRCVEWNGDGHPMKVSVNLSLSDFRRDSIVDEVLAALERHGASAELFGLELTEHTLLAEPDVSLGAMRRLRDAGLHLSIDDFGTGYSSIAHLRMLPVDEMKIDRSFVAAVTKNEVDQAIVSALIGLGHRLGLSIVAEGIEDPVVVQRLRKEGCDVGQGFLFGRPTLPGDFTREAFGRWVPESAASSLN; encoded by the coding sequence GTGCGCCGGGTCCGGACGGGGATCAGACGACTCGCAGGACGTACGGCGGCGATCTATCTGGTAGTCGGCTGCGCCTGGATCCTCGGATCGGATCTGTTCGTCCTCCTGACGACGGACGCCGACCGCGGCGACTTCGTCGTCAACTCCCTCAAGGGGCTCGGCTTCGTCTTCTTCACAGCGGCTGTCCTGCTCCTGGTCCTGCGTGGCTGGTCCCACAGGGTCTCGGAGGCATGGGATGCCGCCCTGGGTGAGCGTCGGCGGTTCCGTGCGCTCGTGAGCGGTTCGAGCGACGTGGTGCTGGTCCTCGCCGACGACGGTGTGATCAGCTACGCCAGTCCTGCCGTCACCTCGGTCCTCGGATGGGCGAGCGATGAGATAGTCGGCCAGCCGATAGCGGAACTCCTCCATCCTGACGACGTGCACTCCGCGTTCGGGTTCTGGGAGTCGGTCAGGTCCGGGAGCGCCTCGTCGGACCGCTTCCGCTCCCGCTTCTGCACCTCGACGGGTCGCTTCCGCCACATGGAAATGGCGGCGGCCGACATGCGCGCCGAGGCGTCGGTGGGTGGCATCGTCCTCAATGCCCGGGACGTCTCGCCCCGGGTCGAGGCCGAGCAGCGTCTCGAAGACGCCCTCCACTACGACTTCGTGACCGGGCTGGCGAACCGGGGCCGTTTCCTGGAGGAACTCCACGGAGCGTCCCGGGTGGTCCGGGAAAGCGATTCCCTCGCGCTCCTCGTCGTAGACCTCGATCGTTTCGTCGAGATCAACGAGGAGGTGGGGCGCACCAACGGTGACGCGGTGCTCATGGAGGTCGGCCGACGTCTGGGTGAGGCGACTGACCCCGTGGCACTCGGACGAATCGGCGGCGACGAGTTCGGGTTGGCCGTCCCGCTCGACGCCTCCGCTGGTGGCGATCTCCGAGCCGAGGCCATGCGGTGCGCATCCCGGGTGGCCGAGGCGATCGCCGAGCCACTCGAGATCGGCGGCGTCCGTCTCCGACTCTCAACGTCGATCGGCGTCGCGCTGATCGGCGCTCACGGCGACCCGGACGCCGCTCTCGCTGCGGCAGAGGCGAGCTTGCATTCGGCCCGGACCCACCCCGAGCGCATCGCAGTGGCAGCTGAGGGAAAGCACCGCGTTGGTAAGGCCAGGGCGTCGACCATCGTCTCGGAGCTCCGGGACGCCATCGAGCGTGGAGAACTCGAGGTCCACTACCAGCCCCAGTGCGCGTTGGACTCGGGCGCAGTCGTGGGTGCGGAGGCACTGGTGCGGTGGCCCCACCCCACGCGGGGGATGCTCACGCCGGGAGCGTTCCTGCCCTTCGCCGAGGCGCACGGCCTTCAGGGCGCAATCACCCGAGTGTGCCTCGACGACGCGGCGCGCCGATGCGTCGAATGGAACGGGGACGGCCACCCGATGAAGGTGTCGGTGAACCTGTCGCTGTCGGACTTCCGCCGAGATTCGATCGTCGACGAGGTCCTCGCCGCGCTGGAGCGCCACGGCGCCTCTGCGGAACTGTTCGGCCTCGAGCTCACCGAGCACACGCTTCTGGCCGAGCCCGATGTCTCGCTGGGCGCCATGAGGCGGTTGCGGGATGCCGGTCTGCATCTCAGCATCGACGACTTCGGGACGGGGTATTCGTCGATCGCCCACCTGCGGATGCTGCCCGTCGACGAGATGAAGATCGACCGATCGTTCGTCGCCGCGGTCACCAAGAACGAGGTGGATCAGGCGATCGTCTCGGCACTGATCGGCCTGGGTCATCGTCTGGGGTTGTCGATCGTCGCCGAGGGAATCGAGGATCCAGTCGTTGTCCAGCGGTTGCGAAAAGAGGGATGCGACGTCGGTCAGGGTTTCCTGTTCGGTCGTCCGACGCTCCCGGGCGACTTCACTCGTGAAGCGTTCGGCCGATGGGTTCCCGAATCGGCGGCTTCCAGTCTCAACTGA
- a CDS encoding nuclear transport factor 2 family protein, whose product MSSLSRRIPVWVLAVLAVTLIATGCSDDDTSDDTAAAPVLADVDATGRELATEFLTILQGGDTDVLGDFLADGFQIQRADGSGATKAEYLENPAEVGDFTLGDSVTAVQQGDVLTVRWTLEVSEAIDGTDFSGNEAPRLSTFVYVDGRWRLLSHANFNLPAADS is encoded by the coding sequence ATGTCGTCTCTTTCCCGTCGCATCCCGGTCTGGGTTCTCGCAGTTCTTGCAGTCACGCTGATCGCGACCGGCTGTTCCGACGACGACACGTCTGACGACACGGCTGCTGCGCCGGTCCTGGCGGATGTCGATGCGACGGGGCGGGAGCTCGCTACGGAATTCCTGACGATCCTGCAGGGTGGCGACACCGACGTCCTCGGCGACTTCCTCGCCGACGGGTTCCAGATCCAACGGGCCGACGGTTCGGGGGCGACGAAGGCGGAGTACCTCGAGAATCCGGCCGAGGTGGGCGACTTCACGCTCGGTGACTCGGTCACGGCAGTGCAACAGGGCGACGTCCTCACGGTGCGGTGGACGCTCGAGGTGTCCGAGGCGATCGACGGAACCGACTTCTCGGGGAATGAGGCCCCCCGCCTCTCGACCTTCGTCTACGTGGACGGACGCTGGCGGCTGCTCTCGCACGCGAACTTCAACCTGCCCGCTGCCGACAGCTGA
- a CDS encoding thiolase family protein: protein MEMQTAVIIDAVRTPGGKRNGSLRDWHPVDLAAHVLKALAERSDLDPVTVDDVITGCVMQVAEHSLNIGRNAVLAAGWPESVPATTVDRQCGSSQQSMHFGAQGVMAGAYDIVVAAGVESMTRVPMGSSIVSGMGFPFPPSMLEDRYAESGLPPQGIGAEMIAEKWGFSRTDLDEFAARSQRLALQATEEGRFENEIIAVPVELDGEKSMLTRDEGIRPGTTVETLANLKPAFKEDGVMTAGNSSQITDGAAAVLIMSEAKAAALGLKPRARFHSFAVVGADPVTMLTGPIPATAKVLERAGMTIDDIDLFEVNEAFASVVLAWHAETGADMDKVNVNGGAIALGHPLGASGARLATTLLNELERTDATLGLQVMCEGGGLANATIIERI, encoded by the coding sequence ATGGAGATGCAGACAGCAGTCATCATCGACGCCGTGCGGACGCCGGGGGGCAAGCGCAACGGCTCCCTCAGGGACTGGCACCCCGTCGACCTCGCCGCCCACGTCCTCAAGGCCCTCGCCGAGCGCAGCGACCTCGACCCCGTCACCGTGGACGACGTGATCACGGGCTGTGTCATGCAGGTGGCCGAGCACTCCCTCAACATCGGCCGCAACGCCGTTCTCGCGGCCGGCTGGCCCGAGTCGGTCCCGGCGACCACCGTGGACCGCCAGTGCGGTAGCTCCCAGCAGTCGATGCACTTCGGCGCCCAGGGTGTGATGGCGGGTGCCTACGACATCGTCGTCGCCGCAGGTGTCGAGTCCATGACCCGCGTGCCGATGGGATCGTCGATCGTGTCGGGGATGGGGTTCCCGTTCCCGCCGTCGATGCTCGAGGACCGCTACGCAGAGTCCGGACTGCCGCCCCAGGGCATCGGGGCGGAGATGATCGCCGAGAAGTGGGGATTCTCACGGACCGATCTCGACGAGTTCGCCGCGCGCTCCCAGCGCCTCGCCCTCCAGGCCACCGAAGAGGGGCGGTTCGAGAACGAGATCATCGCGGTGCCGGTGGAGCTCGACGGTGAGAAGTCGATGCTCACGCGCGACGAGGGCATCCGGCCGGGCACCACCGTCGAGACGCTCGCCAACCTCAAGCCCGCGTTCAAGGAGGATGGCGTGATGACGGCGGGCAACTCGTCGCAGATCACCGATGGCGCGGCAGCGGTCCTGATCATGTCCGAGGCCAAGGCCGCGGCGCTGGGCCTGAAGCCCCGTGCCCGTTTCCACTCGTTCGCCGTCGTCGGCGCGGATCCGGTCACCATGCTCACCGGCCCCATCCCCGCCACCGCCAAGGTTCTCGAGCGTGCCGGGATGACCATCGACGACATCGATCTGTTCGAGGTGAACGAGGCGTTCGCCTCGGTCGTGCTCGCATGGCACGCCGAGACCGGCGCCGACATGGACAAGGTCAACGTCAATGGCGGGGCCATCGCGCTGGGTCACCCGCTGGGCGCCTCCGGTGCCCGCCTGGCCACGACGCTGCTCAACGAACTCGAGCGCACGGACGCCACCCTCGGCCTGCAGGTCATGTGTGAAGGCGGCGGGCTGGCGAACGCGACGATCATCGAACGGATCTGA
- the smpB gene encoding SsrA-binding protein SmpB, which yields MARSAKKGSSRDPNQKIIATNRRARHDFEILDTWECGLVLRGSEVKALRESTVQIAEAYARVQNHEAWLHSLYITPYSHASDAFAHDPDRPRKLLLHRREIDEIADRLDREPLTLVPLALYFVNGRAKIEMGLARRKHKADKRADIAKRDADREARRALSDSLKGR from the coding sequence ATGGCCCGATCGGCGAAGAAGGGCTCCTCCAGGGACCCGAACCAGAAGATCATCGCGACCAACCGCCGGGCGCGCCACGACTTCGAGATCCTCGACACGTGGGAATGCGGACTGGTCCTGCGCGGCTCGGAGGTCAAGGCGCTGCGGGAATCCACGGTGCAGATCGCCGAGGCCTACGCCCGGGTGCAGAACCACGAGGCGTGGCTGCACTCGCTGTACATCACGCCGTACTCGCACGCGTCGGACGCTTTCGCCCACGATCCCGACCGCCCCCGCAAGCTGTTGTTGCACCGCCGCGAGATCGACGAGATCGCGGATCGTCTCGACCGTGAACCACTCACTCTCGTTCCCCTGGCGCTGTACTTCGTCAACGGACGGGCGAAGATCGAGATGGGACTGGCCCGGCGCAAGCACAAGGCCGACAAGCGCGCCGACATCGCCAAGCGTGACGCGGACCGTGAGGCCCGCCGCGCCCTCTCCGATTCGCTGAAGGGTCGCTAG
- a CDS encoding M67 family metallopeptidase, with protein sequence MLRLAPDVHTAMVAHAISGLPNEACGLFCGPPGADLVSEFHPMTNTAASSQIYRLDGAEMMAVERAADDAGLQILGVMHSHTHTSAYPSPTDVADAGRFDPFGGFHYVIVSLRHPEPVLRSYRIVDGEITEEPVELS encoded by the coding sequence GTGCTGCGCCTCGCCCCCGACGTCCACACGGCCATGGTCGCCCATGCGATCTCCGGCCTGCCCAACGAGGCGTGCGGCCTGTTCTGCGGACCCCCGGGCGCAGACCTCGTCAGCGAGTTCCACCCGATGACCAACACGGCTGCGTCGAGCCAGATCTACCGGCTGGACGGGGCCGAGATGATGGCCGTCGAGCGGGCGGCCGACGACGCCGGGCTGCAGATCCTCGGCGTCATGCACTCCCACACCCATACGAGTGCCTACCCTTCGCCGACCGATGTTGCCGATGCCGGGCGTTTCGACCCGTTCGGCGGATTCCACTACGTGATCGTGTCGTTGCGGCATCCGGAACCGGTTCTGCGGTCGTATCGGATAGTGGACGGCGAGATTACCGAGGAACCGGTCGAGTTGTCCTGA
- a CDS encoding PLP-dependent cysteine synthase family protein: MAVYDSVLDLIGETPMVDVSELSPNPKVRIIAKLEGQNPAGSVKDRIAYAMIREAEADGTLTPGRTIIEPSSGNTGIALALIAKIRGYPIKIVLPENVSIERRQLLEVYGAEIILSPGSEGSNGAVRRAQALAEEHPEWAFLYQYGNEANPRAHYETTGPEILRDVPDITHFVAGLGTSGTLMGVGSFLKERRPDVQILAVEPPAGEQVEGLRSLDDGYIPPVFEKWGGYELLDGKRIVRPRESLEWTRRLADECGLFVGISSGAGMAGAARVAERIDAGVVVFIACDGGWKYLSTGAWTDPLDEVVSRAEKIIYF, encoded by the coding sequence ATGGCCGTATACGACTCAGTGCTCGATCTCATCGGCGAGACGCCGATGGTCGACGTTTCCGAGTTGAGCCCGAACCCCAAGGTCCGCATCATCGCCAAGCTGGAGGGGCAGAACCCCGCCGGGTCGGTGAAGGACCGCATCGCCTACGCCATGATCCGCGAGGCCGAGGCCGACGGCACCCTCACCCCGGGCCGCACGATCATCGAGCCGTCCTCGGGGAACACGGGGATCGCTCTCGCACTCATCGCGAAGATCCGTGGCTATCCCATCAAGATCGTCCTGCCCGAGAACGTCTCGATCGAACGGCGTCAGCTTCTCGAGGTCTACGGCGCCGAGATCATCCTGTCGCCGGGCTCGGAGGGCTCCAACGGCGCCGTCCGTCGGGCGCAGGCCCTCGCGGAGGAGCATCCCGAGTGGGCGTTCCTCTACCAGTACGGCAACGAGGCCAACCCCCGGGCGCACTACGAGACGACTGGCCCCGAGATCCTGCGGGACGTCCCCGACATCACGCACTTCGTCGCCGGCCTCGGTACGTCGGGCACGCTCATGGGCGTCGGGTCGTTCCTCAAGGAGCGTCGCCCCGACGTCCAGATCCTCGCCGTGGAACCGCCGGCAGGGGAGCAGGTCGAAGGTCTGCGGAGCCTCGACGACGGCTACATCCCCCCGGTCTTCGAGAAGTGGGGCGGCTACGAACTGCTCGACGGCAAACGGATCGTGCGTCCCCGTGAGTCCCTCGAGTGGACGCGGCGCCTCGCGGACGAGTGCGGCCTGTTCGTCGGGATCTCCAGCGGCGCCGGCATGGCCGGGGCCGCGAGGGTTGCCGAGCGGATCGACGCGGGCGTCGTGGTGTTCATCGCCTGCGACGGCGGATGGAAATACCTCTCCACCGGCGCCTGGACCGACCCTCTCGACGAGGTCGTGTCGCGTGCCGAGAAGATAATTTACTTCTAG